TCGCCACGGTGGTGACGTCCACCCCGCCGTCGAGGTCCTCCTCGATCGCGACGTGCGCCACGTCCTCCACCTGGACGGGGTCGAGTCCGGCCTCGGCCAGCAGCGCGGCGAGGGAGGGGTCGAGCCCGCACTCCAGGGCGTCCGGGTCGTAGTCGTCCGAGGCGCAGCCGCAGTCGTCGCCGCAGCCGCCCGCGGACGCTGCGGGGGCCCCGATGTGGATCAGCGGGACGTCCACCGGTGTCGGGCGGTTCTCTTCGGGCGTGCTCACGGTTGCGGCTCCTCGGTGGCGTCTGGCGGTGCGGTGGCGGTGATGGTGCGGGGATGCGGGTCGGGCTGGTGCGGTCGGGCCGTGCGGTCGCCCGGCCGGTCCTACGGGCGTACGGGGTCGAAGTCGGCGCCCGGGGTGCGGCGCACGGAGAGCGTCCGGTCCTCGCCGACACGTACGACGAGGTGGGCGCGCCAGTCCGTGTCGTCGCGCTCGGGGTGGTCCTCGCGCCAGTGGCAGCCGCGGGTCTCGTCGCGCGCGCTCGCGGCGGCGACCAGGACCCGGGAGACCAGCAGGAGGTTGGTGGTCTCCCAGGCGTCGACCCCCGGCACGGCGGCCTTCCCGGCGATCTCCCCGGGCTCGGTGGCGCCGGCGTGCAGCGCCTCCAGCTCCCGGGCGGCGGCGGCCAGGCTCTCGGCGGAGCGGAGCACCCCGGCGCCCCGGGTCATGGCGCGCTGGATCGCCGTGCGGGCCTCGGGGGCCAGCAGCGCGACGCGCGGGCCGCCCTCGGGGCGGACCGCCTCGGTACGGGCGGGGCGGCGCTCGGCGATGTCGGCCGCGATGCGCTCGGCGAAGACGAGCCCCTCCAGCAGCGAGTTGGAGGCGAGACGGTTGGCGCCGTGCACTCCGGTGCAGGCGGTCTCCCCGCAGGCGTACAGACCGGGCACGGTGGTGCGTCCGCGCAGGTCGGTACGGACGCCGCCGGACGCGTAGTGGGCGGCGGGCGCGACCGGGATCGGCTCGGTGACCGGGTCGATGCCGTGCTCGCGGCAGGCGGCCAGGATCGTCGGGAAGCGGTTCTCCCACATCTCGGCGCCGAAGTGCCGGGCGTCGAGGTACATGTGCTCGGTGCCCCGCAGCTGCATCTGGCGGGTGATGGCCTTGGCGACGATGTCGCGCGGGGCGAGCTCCGCCAGCTCGTGCTGCCCGGTCATGAAGCGCGTGCCGGAGGCGTCCACGAGGTACGCGCCCTCGCCGCGCACCGCTTCCGAGACCAGCGGCTGCTGGCCCTCGGAGTCGGCGCCCAGGAAGAGGACCGTGGGGTGGAACTGGACGAACTCCAGGTCCGAGATCTCGGCTCCGGCCCGCAGCGCGAGCGCCACGCCGTCGCCGGTGGAGACCGGCGGGTTGGTGGTGGCGGAGAAGACCTGGCCCATGCCGCCGGTGGCGAGCACCACCGAGGGGGCGTGGACCGCGCCGACCCCGTCGTGCTGGCCCTCGCCCATGACGTGCAGGCTGACGCCGGCCGTACGGCCCTCGGCGTCGGTGAGCAGGTCCAGGACCAGGGCGTTCTCGATGGTGTGCAGCGCCCGGGTGCGTACCGCCTCCACCAGGGCGCGGGAGACCTCGGCGCCGGTGGCGTCGCCGCCCGCGTGCACGATCCGGTTCCGGTGGTGGCCGCCCTCGCGGGTGAGGGCGACGTCGCCGCTCCCGTCGGTGTCGAAGCGCGCCCCGGTCTCGATGAGCCGGCGTACGGCGCCGGGGCCCTCGGTGACCAGGGTGCGCACGGCAGGCTCGTCGCAGAGCCCCACACCGGCCACCAGGGTGTCGTCGAGGTGCTGTCCGGGGGTGTCGCCCTCGCCGAGCGCGGCGGCGATGCCGCCCTGGGCCCAGCGGGTGGAGCCGTCGTCCAGGCGGGCCTTGGTGACGACCACGGTGTCGAGTCCGGCGGCGACGCAGCGCAGGGCGGTGGTGAGCCCGGCCACGCCGGAGCCGACGACCACCACGTCGGCGTCGATGGACCAGCCGGGTTCGGGGGCTGTCAGCCGTATTCCGGTCACGAGAGTGCTCCGAGGTTCAGGGGGATGTTGTCGATCAGACGGGTGTCGCCGACCCGCGCGGCGACGAGGAGGACGGCCTCGCCGCCGTCCCGGTCGTCGGGGACCTCGGTGAAGTCGGCCGGGTCCACCAGGGCGAGGTAGTCGAGCACGAGCGGCTCCGCCGCCCCCGCGGCGTCCTCCAGGACGGTACGCGCGGCGGCCCGGACGGCCTCGGCGGTGCTGCCGTGCGGGGCGAGCGCCACGGCCTGGGCGTCGGCGGCGAGGCGGGACTCGCCGAGCGCGTTGAGCCCGGCGGCCCGGTCGGTGCCGGTGTGCGCGGGACCGTCACGGCCGTCGCGCACCCCTGCGCCGGTCGCCAGGGCGCGCTCGCGCAGCGCGTGCTGGGCGGCGAGCCGGTCGCGGGCGGCGAACAGGGCTGCGGAGAGGGCGAGGGCGGTGTGCCGCTGGGCCGGTGACAGGAACCGGTTGCGGCTGGAGAGCGCGAGACCGTCGGCGTCCCGGACGGTGGGGACGGCGGTGATCTCGATGCCGAAGTCAAGATCGCGGACCATCCGGCGGACGAGCGCGAGCTGCTGGGCGTCCTTCTGCCCGAAGAGCGCCTCGTCCGGGCGGGTCAGATGGAGGAGCTTGGCGACGACGGTGAGCATCCCGTCGAAGTGCCCGGGGCGCGAGGCGCCTTCGAGGCGCTCGCCCATCGGTCCGGCGCAGATGCGGACCTGCGGGTCGCCGCCCGGGTACACCTCCTCGGCCGAGGGGGCGAAGACCACGTCCGCGCCGGCCGCCGAGGCCACCGCGAGGTCGGCCTCCAGGGTGCGCGGGTAGCGGTCCAGGTCGGCGGCCTCGCCGAACTGCAGCGGGTTCACGAAGACGGTGACCACGACCTGGCCGTCCGGTCCGGCGGCCTCGCGCGCGGCCCGGATCAGGGTGCCGTGGCCGTCGTGCAGCGCGCCCATCGTCATGACGACCGCGCGCCGGGAGCCGGCCGGGCGGGGCAGCGCCCGGAGCGCTTCGGCCGAGTGCAGCAGGACGGCGGCGGCGCCCTGGGCACGGGTGGGTGTGGCGGTCATCGGGGTTCTCCCGGCTCTTCGTCGTCGGTGGGTGCGGAGCCGGCCGGGCGGCCGGTGGAGCGTGTGCCGTCCGCGAGGACGCCGAGGAGGTCCTCGGCCGACTCCGGCTTGAGCAGACCGTGCGCGAGCGCCCGGTCGGCGGTGGCGCGGGCCATCGCGAGGTACCCGGCGACCATCTGCGGGGCGTGCGCGCGCAGCTCGCCGACGTGCGCGGCGACCGTGCCCGCGTCGCCGCGCGCCACCGGGCCGGTGAGGGCCGCGTCGCCGGAGCGCAGGGCGTTGTCGAGCGCGGCGCCGAGGAGCGGGCCGAGCATCCGGTCGGGGGCCGTGACCCCCGCCTTGGCCAGCAGCTCCATCGCCTCGGCGACCAGGGTGACCAGGTGGTTCGCGCCGAGGGCGAGCGCCGCGTGGTAGAGCGGGCGGGCCTCCTCCTCGATCCACTCGGGCTCGCCGCCCATCTCGATGACGAGGGCCTCGGCGGCGAGCCGCAGCTCCTCGGGCGCGGTGACGCCGAAGGAGCAGCCGGCCAGGCGCTGGACGTCCACGGGCGTGCCGGTGAAGGTCATCGCGGGGTGGATGGCGAGCGGCAGTGCTCCGGCGCGCAGCGCGGGGTCCAGCACCCGGGTGCCGTACCGGCCCGAGGTGTGGACGAGGAGCTGGCCGGGCCGGACGGCGCCGGTGTCGGCGAGCCCTTGGACCAGGCCGGGCAGGGTGTCGTCGGGGACGGTGAGCAGCACCAGGTCGGCGCGGGCGAGGACCTCGGCGGGCGTCACCAGCGGCACGTCGGGCAGCAGGGCGGCGGCCCGGCGGCGGGAGGCTTCGGAGACACCGGAGACGGCGACCGGGCGGTGCCCGGCGAGCTGGAGCGAGGCGGCGAGGGCGGGGCCGACACGGCCCGCTCCGACGACGCCCACGGTGAGGCGGGCGGGACGGTTCCGGGCGTCGAGGGGGTCTGTCGGGTCTCTCGGGGATGTCGTGTTCACGCGGCTATGGCCTTCCGTTCCAGTCCGCGGGGGGTACCGGACGATTCCTCTGCATGCTACGCCAGCGCCCTGCCCCGGCTCCGCTCTGCCCACAGCCTGTGGGTAACTCCCGGCCGCTCCGGAACCGCCCCGCGTCCGGGCAGCCCCGGGTGGGCGGCCCCGGTGGCGCGGACGATGATGTTCGCATGTCAGCAACGGACGAAGAGAAGACGCGGCGACGCAGGCTGACCGCCTGGCGGGCCTCGCACCGCGTCCTGGCGCGCACGTCCTCGGACGGCACGCTCGGCGATCAGCTGGCCGCGCTCGCCGCGGCGGCGGGATCGGTGTACGGCACGGACGAGCCGGTCGACCAGTACGGCAACGGGGTCGTCGCGGAGGTGGAGAAGCGGGTGGCCGGGCTGCTGGGCATGGAGGCGGCCGCCTTCTTCCCCACCGGCACGATGGCCCAGCAGGTCGCGCTGCGGTGCTGGGCGGCGCGTACCGGCAACGCCACCGTGGCCCTGCACCCCCTCGCCCATCCCGAGGTGCACGAGGAGGGTGCGCTCGGCGCGGTGAGCGGGCTGCGCACGGTGTACCCGACGGACGCGCCCCGGCTGCCCACGGCCGAGGAGGTCGCCGACTTCCCCGAACCGTTCGGCACCCTGATGCTGGAGCTGCCGCTGCGGGACGCCGGCTTCACCCTGCCGACCTGGGAGGAGCTGACCGAGGTCGTCGGGGCGGCCCGGGAGCGGGACGCGGTGGTGCACCTGGACGGGGCCCGCCTCTGGGAGTGCGTCCCGCACTTCGGGCACGGTCTCGCGGAGATCGCGGGCCTCGCCGACAGCGTCTACGTCTCCTTCTACAAGTCGCTCGGCGGCATGTCCGGGGCGGTCCTGGCCGGTCCCCGGACGCTGATCGAAGAGGCCCGTTCCTGGCGCCACCGCTACGGCGGCCAGCTCTTCCAGCAGTACCCGGCCGCACTCTCCGCGCTCGTCGGCCTGGAGCGGGAGCTGCCCCGGCTGCCGGAGTACGTGGACCACGCCCGGACGGTCGCCGGTGCGCTGGCCGAAGCGTTCGAGGAGTCGGCGGTGCCGTGGTTCCGGGTGCGCCCCGAGCCGCCGCACACCCACCAGTTCCAGGTCTGGCTGCCGTACTCCACCGAGCTGCTGGACGATGCCTCGCTGCGCCAGGCCGAGGAGACGGGCGTGACGCTCTTCCGCCGCTGGTTCACGGGCGCCCGGCTGCCGCCCGGGGTCTCGTACACCGAGGTCACCGTGAGCGCGGCGGGGCTGGAGTGGACGGCCGAGGACGTACGGGACGCGGTGCGCGAGTTCGTCGCCCGGCTGGCCTGAGCCCCGGGGGCACCGCGGGCCCCGGGCGCGGACCGGGCACCCCGGGGCGGTTTCGGTGTCCCGGGCGCGGTCCGGGCACCCCGGCGCGGTTTCGGTGTCCCGGGCGCGGTCCGGGTTCCCCGGGGCGCGGGGTACCCGTCCGGGGAACCCGTCTCACCACCGGGGCCAGGCCTCGGCCCGCTTCCGGGCGAGGATCTCGCGGCGGGCGCGGACCCGGCCCATGAGATCGCGCAGGATCTCACCGTCGTGGGTGCCGGGCAGGGGCGGCGGGCGTACGCCGTCACGGGCCGCACGCCAGGTGTCGTACATCTGCTGCTGTATCGCGTCCATGGCTTCAGCCTGCGCGGGCCCGCCCGCCCCCGCGCGCCGATTGACGTCTCCCGTCAAGCGATGTGCGCGCGGGGGCGGGCACCCCGCACCATGGTCGGGTGAGCGTGACCATCGACATCTCCGGGCTGCCCGCCGACGCCATCGTTTTCGAGACCTCGCCCCTGGCCGAGCTGGGGATGGCCCTGCACGCGCTCTCGGAGCCGGGGCACCACCCGGGGCTGCACGGCTGGGTCACCGCGACCGCCGCCGCGCTACCGCCGGACCTCGCCGACCGGCTGCACGAGGCGGAGTTCCTCTGGCGGAACACCTTCTCCGACATCTTCCTGCCGTTCGCGGGCGTCGCGGGCGGCGAGAGGCGGGCCGGCGCCACCCTCGCCGAGGACCTGGACACCCTGGACCGGCTGGACGAGGAACGGTTCGTCTCGGCCGCGCTGGAGTTCACCTCCTGCACCTTCTACGGCCCGGGCACCTCCTCCCCGCTGACGGACGAGGTGACGCGCGAGCGGGCCCGTGACATGGCCGCCGCCCGCGGCCCCCGCCAGACGGACTTCACCGAGCGGCTGCTGGCCGACCCCGGCTCGGTGCGCGCCTGGCTCCGCCGCCTCTTCGAGGACTGCGAGGCGGCCTTCTTCGCCGACACCTGGAACCGGGCGCGCGTCCCGCTGGTCGCCGACGCCCGGCACAAGACGGAGGTGCTCCGCCGCAAGGGCCTCGGCGAGGCGGTCGGCGCGGTCTCGGCGGCGCTCTCGCTGAGCGAGGACGGCGACCGGATCGTGGTCGACAAGCTGAACGCGGCCCGCACGACCGCGACCGGCCCCGGGGTGAAGCCGGGCATCACGCTCGTCCCCACCGGTTTCGGCTGGCCGCACCTGATGATCGGGCACGCTCCCGGCTGGCGGCCGGTGATCCTCTATCCGGTGCACCGGCCCGAGCTGCCCTCGCCCGCCTCGGTGGAGTTCGTCCGGCTGCGCCTGGAGGCACTGGCCCATCCGCTGCGGCTGCGGCTCTGCCGCAACCTGGCGCGCTCCCCGCACACCACCGGCGAGCTGGCCGACGCGCACGGCATCACGTCCCCGGAGGTCTCCCGGCACCTGTCGGTGCTGAAGAAGGCGGGCCTGGTCACCACGCGACGGCGCGGCCGGTACGTACTGCACCAGCTGGACCTGACGGTCGTCGCCCGGCTCGGCACCGATTTCCTGGAAGGCGTGCTGCGGTGACCGCGAGGCGTGCCGGGGTGGCAGGAAGGCGTGGCGCGGCGGGCGAGGTCCTCCGGGTCAGCGGGCGCCGCCCGCTCTGACCAGCCCCGACTCGTAGGCCATGACGACGACCTGGACCCGGTCGCGGAGCCCGAGCTTGGTGAGGATGCGGCCGACGTGCGTCTTCACGGTGGCCTCCGAGAGCACCAGCCGGCCCGCGATCTCGCCGTTCGACAGCCCCTGCGCGACCAGCAGCATCACCTCGCGCTCCCGCTCGGTGAGCCGCTCGACGCGCTTGTCGCCGGGCTCGGAGGCGGTGCTCGGCAGCATCGGGGAGAACCGGTCCAGCAGCCGCCGGGTGGTGGACGGCGCGACGACGGCGTCCCCGCTGTGCACCGAGCGGATCGCGTTCAGCAGCTCCCCGGGCGGCACGTCCTTGAGCATGAAGCCGCTGGCTCCGGCCTTGAGGCCGGTGAAGGCGTACTCGTCCAGGTCGAAGGTGGTCAGGATGAGGACCTTCGGCGGGTTCTCCTGCGCGCAGATGCGGCGCGTCGCCTCCACCCCGTCCAGCCTGGGCATGCGGACGTCCATCAGGACGACGTCCACGGCAGTGGCGCGGAGCACCTCGATGGCCTCGGCGCCGTCGCCCGCCTCGGCGACCACCTCCATGTCCGGCTGTGCGGCGAGCACCATCCGGAAGCCGGTGCGCAGTAGCGCCTGGTCGTCGACGAGCATCACGCGGATGGCTGCCATGGGTCGGGGGTCCTGTCCGGTAGGAGGTGCGAGGTAGGGGGTCACGCGGCCGGCTTCAGCGGGAGCAGCGCGCTGATCCGGAAGCCGCCGCCGGGGCGCGGTCCGGCGTCGAGGGTGCCGCCGACCATGCCGACCCGTTCCCGCATGCCGATCATGCCGTGGCCCGCGCCGTCCGCCCCGCCGTCCTCGTACAGCTCGTGCGGGGCGCCGCGTCCGTCGTCCTCCACGAGCAGTCCGAGACCGTCGTCGAAGTAGACCAGCCGCACGCTGGCCCCGGCGTCGGGGCCGCCGTGCTTGCGGGTGTTGGTGAGCGCCTCCTGCACGATGCGGTACGCGGTCAGCTCCACGCCGCTGGGCAGCGGGCGCGGGGTTCCCTCGACGGTGAAGTCCACCGCGAGGCCCGCCTTGCGGACCTGGGCGACGAGCTCGTCGATCTGCTCGACGTCGGGCTGGGGGACGTACTCGCGGCTCGCCTCGGAGTCGCCGGTGCGCAGCACGCCGAGCAGTCGGCGCATCTCGGCGAGGGCCTGCCGGCCGGTGGTGGAGATGGTCTCCAGGGCCTGGCGGGCCTGATCCGGTGCCGCGTCCATGACATAGGCGGCGCCATCGGCCTGGACCACCATCACGGAGACGTTGTGGGCGACGACGTCGTGGAGTTCGCGGGCGATCCTGGCGCGCTCGGCGGCGACGGCGACCTTGGACTGGGCCTCGCGTTCGCGTTCCAGCCGGGCGGCCCGCTCCTCCAGCGCCCGGAAGTACGCCCGCCGGGTCCGCAGGGAGTCGCCGAGCACCCAGGCGAGTACGAACGGCACGGTCAGCACGACCACCACGAAGGCCTGCTGGACCCAGCCGCCTTCCTCCTCCGGCCAGCGCGCCTGCGAGATCCCGGCGGCGAGCAGGCCGCAGCCCAGCGCCAGCCGGGACGCCCAGCGCCTCCCGGCGGCGGCGACGGTGTAGATGATCACCAGCAGGGCGAAGTCGGCGATTCCCGTCTCGACACCGAGCGCCAGCTGGGCGATCCCGATGCCGAGGGCGAGCAGCAGCATCCGCTCCGGCTGCCGGCGGCGCAGCGCCACCACGGCGCAGAGCCCCAGGATGACCGGCACCGTGCAGACCCGCTCCCGCAGACCCGCCGGGGGCTCGGCCACGAAGGCCGCTCCGGAGAGCCCGAGGAGGACGACGGCCCAGAAGCAGTCGACGCCCGTCGGGTGTCTGCGGAGGAAATCGTAGAGGCGCTGCACCCTGCCAGCGTAGGGAAGGGCGCGGGTGCCCGGGTCAACCGGAGGGCCGATCCGCTCCCGCGGCCCGTACTCCCCAAGGTGGAGAGATGCCGGAGACTTGCCCCGTGACGGACGAATGGCTCGGATGGGGTGCGGCGGCGCGGGCCGCGCTGTACGGCGACGGCGGCTTCTACCGGAGGCCGGAGGGGCCGGCCGGCCACTTCCGCACGTCGGTGCACGCCTCCCCGCTCTTCGCCGCGGCGGTGGCCCGGCTGCTGGCGGACACGGCGGCGGAGCTGGGCACGGACACCGTCGCCCTGGTCGACGTGGGCGCGGGGCGCGGGGAGCTGGCCGCCGGGGTGCTGGCCGCCGCCCCGGCGGGGCTGAAGATCACCGCGTACGCCGTCGAAGTGGCGGACCGTCCGCCGGGCCTGGATCACCGGATCGAGTGGTGCGCGCGGTCGCCCCGGGGCGTCACCGGGCTGCTGTTCGCCAACGAGTGGCTGGACAACGTGCCGCTGGACGTCGTGGAGGTGGACGCGCACGGCACCGCCCGGTACGTCCTGGTCCGGGCCTCGGACGGCGCCGAGCGGCTGGGGGACCCGGTGGCCGGCGCGGACGCGCGGTGGCTGGAGCGCTGGTGGTCGCCGGGCGCCCCCGGCGACCGGGCCGAGATCGGGCTGCCCCGCGATCTGGCATGGGCCGAGGCGGTCGGCTCGCTGGCGGCGGGGTGCGCGGTGGCCGCGGACTACGCGCACGTACGCGGCGCCCGGCCGCCGTTCGGGACCCTGACCGGCTTCCGGGCCGGCCGCGAGGTGGACCCGGTGCCGGACGGTTCGTGCGACCTGACCGCCCATGTCGCCCTCGACGCCTGCGCCGCCGCCGGGGCGCCTCCCGGCGGCCCGGAGCCCGAACTCCTCGACCAGCGCACCGCGCTGGGCCGGCTCGGCGTCGGCGGCGGCCGGCCGCCGCTGGCGATGGCCTCCACCGACCCCGCCGGCTACGTCCGGGCGCTCGCGTCGGCGGGCGAAGCGGCCGAACTCACCGCGCGCGGCGGGCTCGGCGACTTCGGGTGGCTGGTGCAGCGGGTGGGGTGAGCGGGACCGCCCGTCCGCGCGCAGGGAATACTGGGCCGCATGACGGAGACGACGGTCGGCATCGGTGGCGCGGCGGAGAGCACCGACATGGTGCTCAACATCGGTCCGCAGCACCCCTCCACGCACGGTGTGCTCCGGCTGCGGCTGGTCCTGGACGGCGA
The DNA window shown above is from Streptomyces sp. NBC_00247 and carries:
- the panC gene encoding pantoate--beta-alanine ligase — its product is MTATPTRAQGAAAVLLHSAEALRALPRPAGSRRAVVMTMGALHDGHGTLIRAAREAAGPDGQVVVTVFVNPLQFGEAADLDRYPRTLEADLAVASAAGADVVFAPSAEEVYPGGDPQVRICAGPMGERLEGASRPGHFDGMLTVVAKLLHLTRPDEALFGQKDAQQLALVRRMVRDLDFGIEITAVPTVRDADGLALSSRNRFLSPAQRHTALALSAALFAARDRLAAQHALRERALATGAGVRDGRDGPAHTGTDRAAGLNALGESRLAADAQAVALAPHGSTAEAVRAAARTVLEDAAGAAEPLVLDYLALVDPADFTEVPDDRDGGEAVLLVAARVGDTRLIDNIPLNLGALS
- a CDS encoding threonine aldolase family protein codes for the protein MSATDEEKTRRRRLTAWRASHRVLARTSSDGTLGDQLAALAAAAGSVYGTDEPVDQYGNGVVAEVEKRVAGLLGMEAAAFFPTGTMAQQVALRCWAARTGNATVALHPLAHPEVHEEGALGAVSGLRTVYPTDAPRLPTAEEVADFPEPFGTLMLELPLRDAGFTLPTWEELTEVVGAARERDAVVHLDGARLWECVPHFGHGLAEIAGLADSVYVSFYKSLGGMSGAVLAGPRTLIEEARSWRHRYGGQLFQQYPAALSALVGLERELPRLPEYVDHARTVAGALAEAFEESAVPWFRVRPEPPHTHQFQVWLPYSTELLDDASLRQAEETGVTLFRRWFTGARLPPGVSYTEVTVSAAGLEWTAEDVRDAVREFVARLA
- a CDS encoding response regulator transcription factor; protein product: MAAIRVMLVDDQALLRTGFRMVLAAQPDMEVVAEAGDGAEAIEVLRATAVDVVLMDVRMPRLDGVEATRRICAQENPPKVLILTTFDLDEYAFTGLKAGASGFMLKDVPPGELLNAIRSVHSGDAVVAPSTTRRLLDRFSPMLPSTASEPGDKRVERLTEREREVMLLVAQGLSNGEIAGRLVLSEATVKTHVGRILTKLGLRDRVQVVVMAYESGLVRAGGAR
- a CDS encoding sensor histidine kinase, yielding MQRLYDFLRRHPTGVDCFWAVVLLGLSGAAFVAEPPAGLRERVCTVPVILGLCAVVALRRRQPERMLLLALGIGIAQLALGVETGIADFALLVIIYTVAAAGRRWASRLALGCGLLAAGISQARWPEEEGGWVQQAFVVVVLTVPFVLAWVLGDSLRTRRAYFRALEERAARLEREREAQSKVAVAAERARIARELHDVVAHNVSVMVVQADGAAYVMDAAPDQARQALETISTTGRQALAEMRRLLGVLRTGDSEASREYVPQPDVEQIDELVAQVRKAGLAVDFTVEGTPRPLPSGVELTAYRIVQEALTNTRKHGGPDAGASVRLVYFDDGLGLLVEDDGRGAPHELYEDGGADGAGHGMIGMRERVGMVGGTLDAGPRPGGGFRISALLPLKPAA
- a CDS encoding SAM-dependent methyltransferase — translated: MTDEWLGWGAAARAALYGDGGFYRRPEGPAGHFRTSVHASPLFAAAVARLLADTAAELGTDTVALVDVGAGRGELAAGVLAAAPAGLKITAYAVEVADRPPGLDHRIEWCARSPRGVTGLLFANEWLDNVPLDVVEVDAHGTARYVLVRASDGAERLGDPVAGADARWLERWWSPGAPGDRAEIGLPRDLAWAEAVGSLAAGCAVAADYAHVRGARPPFGTLTGFRAGREVDPVPDGSCDLTAHVALDACAAAGAPPGGPEPELLDQRTALGRLGVGGGRPPLAMASTDPAGYVRALASAGEAAELTARGGLGDFGWLVQRVG
- a CDS encoding Rossmann-like and DUF2520 domain-containing protein, translated to MNTTSPRDPTDPLDARNRPARLTVGVVGAGRVGPALAASLQLAGHRPVAVSGVSEASRRRAAALLPDVPLVTPAEVLARADLVLLTVPDDTLPGLVQGLADTGAVRPGQLLVHTSGRYGTRVLDPALRAGALPLAIHPAMTFTGTPVDVQRLAGCSFGVTAPEELRLAAEALVIEMGGEPEWIEEEARPLYHAALALGANHLVTLVAEAMELLAKAGVTAPDRMLGPLLGAALDNALRSGDAALTGPVARGDAGTVAAHVGELRAHAPQMVAGYLAMARATADRALAHGLLKPESAEDLLGVLADGTRSTGRPAGSAPTDDEEPGEPR
- a CDS encoding DUF5937 family protein, whose product is MTIDISGLPADAIVFETSPLAELGMALHALSEPGHHPGLHGWVTATAAALPPDLADRLHEAEFLWRNTFSDIFLPFAGVAGGERRAGATLAEDLDTLDRLDEERFVSAALEFTSCTFYGPGTSSPLTDEVTRERARDMAAARGPRQTDFTERLLADPGSVRAWLRRLFEDCEAAFFADTWNRARVPLVADARHKTEVLRRKGLGEAVGAVSAALSLSEDGDRIVVDKLNAARTTATGPGVKPGITLVPTGFGWPHLMIGHAPGWRPVILYPVHRPELPSPASVEFVRLRLEALAHPLRLRLCRNLARSPHTTGELADAHGITSPEVSRHLSVLKKAGLVTTRRRGRYVLHQLDLTVVARLGTDFLEGVLR
- a CDS encoding L-aspartate oxidase — translated: MTGIRLTAPEPGWSIDADVVVVGSGVAGLTTALRCVAAGLDTVVVTKARLDDGSTRWAQGGIAAALGEGDTPGQHLDDTLVAGVGLCDEPAVRTLVTEGPGAVRRLIETGARFDTDGSGDVALTREGGHHRNRIVHAGGDATGAEVSRALVEAVRTRALHTIENALVLDLLTDAEGRTAGVSLHVMGEGQHDGVGAVHAPSVVLATGGMGQVFSATTNPPVSTGDGVALALRAGAEISDLEFVQFHPTVLFLGADSEGQQPLVSEAVRGEGAYLVDASGTRFMTGQHELAELAPRDIVAKAITRQMQLRGTEHMYLDARHFGAEMWENRFPTILAACREHGIDPVTEPIPVAPAAHYASGGVRTDLRGRTTVPGLYACGETACTGVHGANRLASNSLLEGLVFAERIAADIAERRPARTEAVRPEGGPRVALLAPEARTAIQRAMTRGAGVLRSAESLAAAARELEALHAGATEPGEIAGKAAVPGVDAWETTNLLLVSRVLVAAASARDETRGCHWREDHPERDDTDWRAHLVVRVGEDRTLSVRRTPGADFDPVRP